The following proteins are co-located in the Thermodesulfobacteriota bacterium genome:
- a CDS encoding trimeric intracellular cation channel family protein: MLLYSLDLAGVAVFAASGVMAARDRDLDLFGIVVVAMLTAIGGGTLRDLLLNRHPIFWIVDTGYLAVILAATAATIAYLRFRPLPGISFLVADALGLALFAMSGAHLALTAQHSPLIVVLMGTMTGVTGGILRDVITARVPLVLQREIYATAAIAGIVVCLALRAVGVPDTAAFGVGFATAAALRL; encoded by the coding sequence GTGCTTCTGTACTCTCTGGATCTCGCAGGCGTGGCGGTCTTCGCCGCCAGCGGCGTGATGGCAGCCCGGGATCGGGATCTCGATCTGTTCGGGATCGTGGTCGTTGCGATGCTGACGGCGATCGGGGGCGGAACGCTCCGGGACCTTCTGCTGAACCGTCATCCCATCTTCTGGATCGTCGACACCGGGTACCTCGCCGTCATCCTCGCGGCCACGGCGGCCACGATCGCCTATCTGCGCTTCCGGCCGCTGCCGGGGATCTCGTTCTTGGTGGCCGATGCGCTGGGATTGGCGCTCTTTGCCATGTCGGGCGCCCACCTGGCGTTGACGGCGCAGCACTCTCCTCTCATCGTGGTGCTCATGGGCACCATGACCGGCGTGACCGGCGGCATCCTGCGAGACGTCATCACGGCGCGGGTGCCGCTGGTCCTGCAAAGAGAGATCTACGCGACGGCGGCGATCGCCGGGATCGTCGTGTGCCTGGCGTTGCGGGCCGTGGGGGTGCCAGACACGGCGGCGTTCGGAGTCGGGTTCGCGACGGCGGCGGCGCTGCGGCT